Proteins found in one Plasmodium sp. gorilla clade G2 genome assembly, chromosome: 14 genomic segment:
- a CDS encoding transcription factor with AP2 domain(s): MNEYNSINNKSNCHNISVSKGTSRIFKKIKTNNNYNCLPIKKEIHNQPDGNNTRNISDKIISENETKMLINNKNNNSKNNNNKNNNKNNNNNNYALDILKAIEEYEKNEIANSQVHNENIENIKLERNEIDYEKKCYSNDKERSEENKKINNYDKNIQGIKIEEDTIEYKKLKKYDVEKNKVKRLELVIDIEEYNDNTLDNENFLQKDYTKNISSDEKKYYYNNYIFNDDLYNSKLNCLTKTLDFLAKEEHINLNRNLDEKHDNESVCVIEKRTIKNSSSCDEKEISEKINLKDNYVFFNNTEKNKNKLKDKKNTSKRKKMNLSKTNDNDQTEIYKKIKKINNKNDNYNHMNDLEKFSVKSNVNSTTRQNNNNIKKIKNNHNNNNKSINKTSNYYNSRSSSKSDFNMNSNTTSTQNSYSSIYNNDNNNDSCNSSNINHNNDCNDNHKNDFNDNNNNNNNICNNNCNDNSNNSKAPSSNYNKIMNCKNYVNSNNDSTKIHIGIKEEKKYIMKQEEHLENFIKNNRIYNDSGCYVISDDCVIPNYKYEEDDVYVEIIENNNITDGHNNLQDSFEKIKKFCTSSNVITTTNKNKKNNNNDNNKKNDNKKNISLCDEKKDDSENNNRKTPKNRNDDLKKSQNINDNKVEEESKKSTKSKNNKNNKNNKNNKSNKSSDDGYMKDEDQINSIEETNHNTNNNNNNNDCDTMCDANINEKCNRNNTYKENSYINVDGYNGNKKNDTNNDKNNNNNMNNDKPQDECTNKKNVNNSSNNKNYNNDNKNNNNNNNNSNNNHNNNHNNNNNNNNNNNNNNNNNHNNHNNNISYKCDENVFQEFNDFMRKKMWMEKYLHNQINCYDVLLEIRKRVPTWGDYKCNFFFHWKKIMELNNDELKIYVLIFRSLCNENIKKIDFYILKIILNELDELRKVNEPHYVSFEFTKDCINNGETTYVDSSDVYFNMNQFIQPWYMKNFNKSMDINKLLNSLDILENQRKKTYIVHGMEIPEHLFNMYNNTNKNKAKKTQTHRKKNEHGHLHDQLTTHSDVRVNNQVKNNLQKKSQNYIHTDGNKQGKNCRYLKKTNILSNKELNNNMTPNSDNGKAKNMNKNKNINESVKKASTKSCNKNISNNNNNNNKTDNKYEKTSKDCEAKQVNKTLKKNANSTNTNKGKKRTGFYDLEIDGVIASFEARKGVYYDKSRKLWRANWKENGKIQTKGFSVNEYKSVQLARQKAIEWREKKEAELLL, from the exons atgaacgagtataatagtataaataataaatccaACTGTCATAATATTTCTGTATCTAAGGGCACAAGtcgaatttttaaaaaaatcaaaacaaataataattataattgcttacctataaaaaaagaaatacataACCAACCTGATGGTAATAATACAAGGAATATATCtgataaaattatttcaGAAAATGAAACGAAAATgctaataaataataaaaataataatagtaaaaataataataataaaaataataataaaaataataataataataattatgcaTTAGATATATTGAAAGCTATTGaggaatatgaaaaaaatgagatTGCAAATTCTCAAGtacataatgaaaatatagaaaatataaaattagaaaGAAATGAAATAGATTACGAAAAGAAATGTTATTCAAATGATAAGGAGAGAAgcgaagaaaataaaaaaataaataattatgataaaaatatacaaggTATTAAAATAGAAGAAGATACAATTGAatataagaaattaaaaaaatatgatgttGAAAAGAATAAAGTAAAAAGATTAGAATTAGTAATAGACATTGaagaatataatgataatacattagacaatgaaaattttttacaaaaagattatacaaaaaatatatcatctgatgaaaagaaatattattataataattatatttttaatgatgatttatataatagtaaATTAAACTGTCTAACAAAAACATTAGATTTTTTGGCAAAAGAAGAACATATAAATCTTAATCGAAATTTAGATGAGAAGCATGATAATGAAAGTGTTTGTGTTATTGAAAAAAGAACTATAAAAAATTCTTCATCATgtgatgaaaaagaaattagtgaaaaaattaatttaaaagataactatgttttttttaataatacagagaaaaacaaaaataagttgaaagataaaaaaaatacaagcaaaagaaaaaaaatgaatctCTCTAAAACAAATGACAATGATCAAAcggaaatatataaaaaaattaaaaaaattaacaataagaatgataattataatcatatGAATGATCTCGAAAAGTTTAGTGTTAAAAGTAACGTGAATTCTACAACaagacaaaataataataatatcaaaaaaattaaaaataatcataataataataataagtcaATTAATAAAACTAGTAATTACTATAATAGTAGGTCTAGTAGTAAATCCGAttttaatatgaatagtAACACCACAAGTACACAAAATAGTTACAGtagtatttataataatgataataataatgatagttGTAATAGTAGTAATATTAATCATAACAATGATTGTAATGataatcataaaaatgattttaatgataataataataataataataatatttgtaataataattgtaatgATAATTCTAATAATAGTAAAGCTCCTTCTAGTAATTATAACAAAATTATGAATTGtaaaaattatgtaaattcaaataatgatagtacaaaaatacatataggtataaaagaagaaaagaaatatattatgaaacaAGAAGAACATTtagaaaattttattaaaaataatagaatatataatgattcaGGTTGTTATGTTATAAGTGATGACTGTGTAATTccaaattataaatatgaagaagatgatgtCTATGTTGaaattatagaaaataataatatcactGATGGACATAATAATCTACAAGATAGCTttgaaaaaatcaaaaaattttGCACTTCTTCAAATGTTATTACTACAacgaataaaaataaaaaaaataataataatgataataataaaaaaaatgataataaaaagaatatcaGTTTGTGTGATGAAAAAAAGGATGACagtgaaaataataataggaAGACTCCAAAAAATAGGAATGATGATCTTAAGAAGAGTCagaatataaatgataacaaGGTTGAGGAGGAATCTAAAAAGAGTAcaaaatcaaaaaataataaaaataataaaaataataaaaataataaaagtaataaaagTAGTGATGATGGTTATATGAAGGATGAAGATCAAATTAATAGCATTGAAGAAACAAACCACAACaccaataataataataataataatgattgtGATACAATGTGTGATGCTAATATTAATGAGAAATGTAATAGAAATAATACTTATAAAGAAAACAGTTATATTAATGTAGATGGTTATAATGGTAATAAGAAGAATGATACTAATAatgacaaaaataataataacaatatgaataatgataAACCTCAGGATGAATGCACAAACAAGaaaaatgttaataatagtagtaataataagaattataataatgataataaaaataataataataataataataatagtaataataatcataataataatcataataataataacaacaataacaataataataacaataataataacaataatcataataatcataataataatatttcatataaatgTGACGAAAATGTGTTCCAAGAATTTAACGATtttatgagaaaaaaaatgtggaTGGAAAAATACTTACACAATCAAATAAACTGTTATGATGTTTTATTAGAAATAAGGAAAAGGGTACCTACATGGGGTGATTataaatgtaattttttttttcattggaAGAAAATTATggaattaaataatgatgaattaaaaatttatgtattaatatttagATCCTTatgtaatgaaaatataaaaaaaattgatttttatattttaaaaattatcttAAACGAATTAGATGAATTAAGAAAAGTAAATGAACCACATTATGTGTCTTTTGAGTTTACAAAAGATTGTATAAATAATGGAGAAACAACATATGTTGATTCTTCTgatgtatattttaatatgaatCAATTTATACAACCATggtatatgaaaaattttaataaatctatggatataaataaattattgaaTTCATTAGATATCTTAGAAAACCAAAggaaaaaaacatatattgtTCATGGCATGGAGATACCTGAACAcctttttaatatgtataataatactaacaaaaataaagctaaaaaaacacaaacacatcgtaaaaaaaatgaacatgGACATCTACATGATCAACTAACTACACATTCTGATGTACGTGTAAATAATCAGGTAAAAAATAACCTTCAGAAGAAATcgcaaaattatatacatacagATGGAAATAAACAGGGAAAAAACTGtagatatttaaaaaaaacaaatatattatcaaataaagaacttaataataatatgacaCCCAATTCGGATAATGGAAAGgcaaaaaatatgaataaaaataaaaatatcaatGAATCTGTAAAAAAGGCATCAACCAAATCTTGCAACAAAAatattagtaataataataataataataataaaactgataataaatatgaaaaaacatCGAAAGATTGTGAAGCCAAACAAGTGaataaaacattaaaaaaaaatgctaACTCTACCAACACTAATAAGGGCAAAAAAAGAACAGGATTTTATGATTTAGAAATTGATGGAGTTATTGCATCATTTGAAGCTAGAAAAGGTGTTTATTATGATAAGTCCAGAAAACTATGGAGAGCTAACTGGAAGGAAAATGGAAAAATACAAACAAAAGGTTTTTCAGTTAAcg aatataAATCGGTTCAACTAGCTAGACAAAAGGCTATTGAATGGAGAGAGAAAAAAGAAGCTGaattattgttataa
- a CDS encoding serine hydroxymethyltransferase, putative: MLKVLAKNVRKKNHRYISYYSLRNHSRLKDIDDETYNILKSYKNKNDINLSVVHNIMPRYMKEYLSIDLNPNIFVNNKNIEMLEYIALNSFNLEKKYWGCLVSTTSLNNNNNNKSIDDYFFNKLYGHFLKKECKILRINFCLEQNIENNISSDIMQNIYNVINIQNINEPNYNEMQKISNDFNPDIIYIDESNNPYNIDYDKFIKGIKNKNNKIHNKPIIITNMNNKASLISQNFINSPFTHSDIVFTYFNENFRAHNSFVIFYKKGYKCVNTDGHIIEYDYEKKLKHTFGNAYLNNIFFSFFTSFKLMKNEEFKEYVKQTKENTYTLYKYINRKYFYLQYSQNNNFFNLNPSNCTFNVQEFYLLCNKLNIYFDILKDKSSNQKSFNIGSNYLTTLGLLTHDIKNVAEFFNESVVLYFYLKEKSKLSNMSFIQYIENNSSASDIFSLAVDISSFISSYPSPYTNEAK, from the coding sequence atgctGAAAGTGCTTGCTAAAAATGTAAGAAAGAAAAATCATAGATACATCAGTTATTATTCTCTAAGAAATCATAGCCGATTAAAAGATATAGATGATGAGacctataatatattaaagagttataaaaataagaatgatATAAACTTATCTGTTGTACATAATATAATGCCTAGATATATGAAGGAATATTTAAGTATAGATTTAAATCCAAATATATTTGtgaataataagaatatagaAATGCTAGAATATATAGCCTTAAATTCATTCAATTTGGAAAAGAAATATTGGGGTTGCCTTGTTAGTACCACTTcacttaataataataataataacaaatctattgatgattattttttcaataaattGTATGgacattttttaaagaagGAATGTAAAATATTACGCATAAATTTTTGCTTAGaacaaaatatagaaaataatataagtagTGATATAatgcaaaatatatataatgttattaatatacaaaatataaatgaaccaaattataatgaaatgCAAAAAATTTCTAATGATTTTAATCCagacattatatatattgacgAATCTAATAATCCTTATAACATTGATTATGATAAATTCATTaaaggaataaaaaataaaaataataaaattcataacaaacctattattattaccaatATGAATAACAAAGCTAGTTTAATTTCACAAAATTTTATCAATTCTCCTTTTACTCATTCAGATATtgtttttacatattttaatgaGAATTTCAGAGCACATAATagttttgttattttttataaaaaaggatataaatGTGTAAATACAGATGGTCATATAATTGAATATGATTatgagaaaaaattaaaacatacCTTTGGTAAtgcatatttaaataatatatttttttccttctttacttcttttaaattaatgaaaaatgaagaattcAAAGAATATGTAAAACAAACTAAAGAAAATACAtacacattatataaatatattaataggaaatatttctatttaCAATATTCTCAAAATAAtaacttttttaatttaaatccATCAAATTGTACTTTTAATGTACAAgaattttatcttttatgtaataaattaaatatatactttgatatattaaaagataaatCGTCTAATCAAAAATCATTCAATATTGGATCTAATTATTTAACAACCTTGGGATTATTAACacatgatataaaaaacGTGGCAGAATTTTTTAATGAATCtgttgttttatatttttatttaaaagaaaaatccaaattatcaaatatgtcatttattcaatatattgaaaataattcTTCAGCATCCGATATTTTTTCTCTTGCTGTTGATATatcatcttttatatcatcatatcCATCTCCATACACAAATGAagcaaaataa